Genomic segment of Chitinophaga varians:
CGGATGTTTCCATCGTACCTTATCAGCGGTTCCGCGATAATGCAGGAAATCCGCTGGCGGTGAATTTCATGGGAAATTACAGTGATTCTCTCAGGCTTGATTATGCTGCCAGAAGCCGGGTTAACCTGGACTACGTTCCGCTTGATGAGTTTAACAGGGGATATTCAAAGAGCAGCAGTATATCCGGAAGAGTGGTGGGAAGCGCGAAATTACAATTGCTGAAAGGACTTCGCTTTGAAGGTACTTATGGCTACCAGACGTTTGCAAGAAACAACAGGACAGTTCAGTACCAGGAAAGTTACGCGGTAAGGGACCAGCTGGTAGGTTTTACACAGGCACCAACTGTAAACAGCACGCCCAGGTATTGGTTGCCAAAGGATGGAGGGATGCTCAATGTAAATAATGCGTCTCAGAAAAACTGGACGGTAAGAAATCAACTGATATTTGATCGGAACTGGGACCCGCACCAGCTAACGGTAATGGCAGGACAGGAAGCTACAAGTTCCACACCATTGACATCATACGCTACTTACTATGGATGGGATGATCAGTTGCAGGTTTCCCGTCCGGTAAATATTGATACACTCATGAAAGGGATTACCGGAACAGTATCCGGCCTGCTGGGAAGAGTGTTGCCATCAAATAATGTGGGTGGAGGAGAAGGGGCTATCGCAAGGACCACCTCTTACTATTCTACATTGGGATACATGTACCAATGGAAGTATGCACTGAATGCGAGTTGGAGGATTGATGAGAGCAACTTATTCGGTCTTGCCAAAGCTGCTCAGAACAGGCCCGTTTATAGCATAGGCGGTAAATGGTTGCTGAACAGGGAAGATTTTATGAAATCATTTACATGGCTGGACCGCCTCCACCTGAGATTTACCTATGGCATAACAGGTAATGCACCCAAGCCTGCTCAGGCAGCATCATTCGATATCCTGAAAGACTCATCGAACGTAAACTATGTAACAGGAGTTGGTTTGGTTATAGGAACTCCCGGCAACGACAGGCTCACCTGGGAGGGAACCACTGTCTATAATGCAGGACTGGATTTTACAGTGCTCGGTGGCAGATTGGGCGGTTCGATAGACGGATATATAAAAAGGACCAATAACCTGATCGGCTCATTGATGACGGCGCCGCTGACCGGATATGCAACTGTTATCGGTAATTACGGGGACCTTGAAAATAAAGGATTTGAGTTTAGCCTGACATCGCTTAATGTCATTTCCCGGGATTTTAACTGGAATACCGTCCTGAACCTGTCGTACAACAAAAATAAGATAACGAGGATGGCGACGGCAACCGCTATTACAACCGGTACAGGAATGATTGGAACATCCTTTATGGAAGGCAAACCTGCATACGCTGTATTTGAATTCATCAACGGCGGACTTAACGCTGCGGGAGATCCGCAGATCATCCAGGCCGACGGAAAAATACTGTCTGATAAAAATGGCTCCAAGCCGGAAGACGTTCATTTGGCAGGAACTTCTCAACCCATCGTGACAGGTGGATTCTTCAACACATTTTATTACAGGCGGTTTCAATTGGGAATTAATATCAGCTTTAACTTAGGACATGTATTGTTCCGGGATTTTAATAATTTTTGGCAGGACCCCCTTTATCAGAACACGCTTCAACCCGAATTTGCTAATCGCTGGAAGGCGCCGGGAGATGAAAATAAAACCAATATCCCCAGGTATGCCTATAACACTACCATCGACAACGGCAGAAATATCTATTACTACACCTACTCCAACCTGAATTCATTTGATGCGTCCTATGCAAAGATCCGGGAGATCACGCTTTCCTATGATGTAGGTAAGACAT
This window contains:
- a CDS encoding SusC/RagA family TonB-linked outer membrane protein; the protein is MKLTFVLLTVFLIQVRAIGLAQSITAKLHKEPLRNVFKIIEKQTGVTVFYNDEHIKNAHPVTIEAQQMPLDDFLAAILKPEKLVFEIKQGNVVVMRKDIGASDKNGNLSAAAEPKTKVSGLITDSDKNPLPGATIRIKGSQVVAVSDEKGTFHIEAEKGAVLIISFIGFNEKEVKVNDAEMISVILAPSEQKLGSIEIVSTGYQNITRERNTGAVAKVDMGTVASRSSSTNILQRLDGLVPGLVVNNAPGGEPLLVRGLTSLNSTRSPLIVVDGVELPGDNTSDASRSNIMNTSNPIANINPQDIEDITVLKDASAASIWGAKAANGVIVITTKKGKTGQKLRVDYDGYYNFQGKPDLSYIPKMNSRDFIATAKEIFPQFAPYYNWNAVQTLAPVPPHLQIQYNEYRGLITGAQADKALDSLAAIDNRSEISSIFYRNAAATNHTVSLSGGGDIYSFYGSLSYTGIQSSTPGERNNSYKLNVRQDFNFNKKLQLSVVTDLTNTVASTSNLGVGVLAPDVSIVPYQRFRDNAGNPLAVNFMGNYSDSLRLDYAARSRVNLDYVPLDEFNRGYSKSSSISGRVVGSAKLQLLKGLRFEGTYGYQTFARNNRTVQYQESYAVRDQLVGFTQAPTVNSTPRYWLPKDGGMLNVNNASQKNWTVRNQLIFDRNWDPHQLTVMAGQEATSSTPLTSYATYYGWDDQLQVSRPVNIDTLMKGITGTVSGLLGRVLPSNNVGGGEGAIARTTSYYSTLGYMYQWKYALNASWRIDESNLFGLAKAAQNRPVYSIGGKWLLNREDFMKSFTWLDRLHLRFTYGITGNAPKPAQAASFDILKDSSNVNYVTGVGLVIGTPGNDRLTWEGTTVYNAGLDFTVLGGRLGGSIDGYIKRTNNLIGSLMTAPLTGYATVIGNYGDLENKGFEFSLTSLNVISRDFNWNTVLNLSYNKNKITRMATATAITTGTGMIGTSFMEGKPAYAVFEFINGGLNAAGDPQIIQADGKILSDKNGSKPEDVHLAGTSQPIVTGGFFNTFYYRRFQLGINISFNLGHVLFRDFNNFWQDPLYQNTLQPEFANRWKAPGDENKTNIPRYAYNTTIDNGRNIYYYTYSNLNSFDASYAKIREITLSYDVGKTLVRRLHAEGLTFRAQVSNLMLWKKNQFGIDPEFQSPAGVRNIRIGQGTFTVGAHITL